In Xiphias gladius isolate SHS-SW01 ecotype Sanya breed wild chromosome 16, ASM1685928v1, whole genome shotgun sequence, a genomic segment contains:
- the LOC120801621 gene encoding trace amine-associated receptor 13c-like, whose amino-acid sequence MEALEEAELCFPQLNTSCRKTIRPHSETSLIYSLLTCIALLTVVLNLLVIISISHFRQLFTTTNLLLLSLAFADFLVGLLQMPVLLLGSQGCWILGDFTCAVHYFLGFLIVSVSVGNMVLISVDRYVAICEPMSYTTKVTVKRVQLCICLCWIFSAVHSSWILRDFLKQPHRNNSCYGECVVVVSFVEGAVDLVVTFLGPILVITLLYLRVFVVAVSQARAMRAHVAAVTLQRSKAVKAKKSEMKAARTLGVVVVVFMLCSCPYYCFAVAAESNSVGSSSAAVEIWLVYFNSCLNPVIYVFFYPWFRKSIKLIVTLQILQPGSCEANLM is encoded by the exons ATGGAGGCCCTGGAAGAAGCTGAACTCTGCTTTCCCCAACTCAACACCTCCTGCAGGAAGACGATACGTCCTCACTCGGAGACCTCGCTCATCTACAGTCTGCTGACCTGCATCGCTCTGCTCACTGTGGTTCTTAACCTTCTGGTCATCATCTCTATCTCCCACTTCAG GCAGCtcttcaccaccaccaacctcctcctcctctctctggctttcGCAGACTTCCTCGTGGGTCTCCTGCAGATGCCAGTTCTACTTCTCGGCAGCCAAGGCTGCTGGATCCTTGGTGACTTCACATGTGCTGTACATTACTTTTTAGGTTTCCTcattgtcagtgtttcagtgggAAACATGGTGCTCATATCGGTTGACCGCTATGTGGCTATTTGTGAGCCCATGTCTTACACcaccaaagtcactgtgaaaagAGTTCAGctctgcatttgtctgtgttggATATTTTCTGCTGTCCACAGCAGCTGGATACTGAGGGATTTCCTCAAACAACCACACAGGAACAACTCCTGTTATGGAGAGTGTGTAGTTGTAGTCAGTTTTGTTGAAGGAGCTGTTGACCTTGTTGTGACCTTTTTAGGCCCCATTTTAGTCATTACACTTCTGTATCTGAGAGTGTTTGTGGTGGCTGTGTCCCAGGCTCGTGCCATGCGTGCTCACGTTGCAGCCGTCACACTCCAGCGTTCAAAGGCCGTAAAAGCTaagaaatctgaaatgaaagcCGCCAGGACTCTTGGTGTTGTAgtggttgtttttatgttgtgctCCTGTCCATATTATTGTTTCGCTGTTGCAGCTGAGAGCAACTCGGTAGGGTCATCATCTGCAGCTGTTGAGATTTGGCTGGTGTATTTCAACTCCTGTCTCAACCCTGTGatctatgtttttttctatcctTGGTTCAGGAAATCTATTAAACTCATTGTTACACTTCAGATACTGCAGCCTGGCTCCTGTGAGGCCAATTTAatgtag
- the LOC120801848 gene encoding trace amine-associated receptor 13c-like — translation MEALEEAELCFPQLNTSCRKTIRPHSETSLIYSLLTCIALLTVVLNLLVIISISHFRQLFTTTNLLLLSLAFADFLVGLLQMPAEILLFRGCWILGDFICAVNYFLGFLIVSVSVGNMVLISVDRYVAICEPMSYTTKVTVKRVQLCICLCWIFSAVHSSWILRDFLKQPHRNNSCYGECVVVVSFVEGAVDLVVTFLGPILVITLLYLRVLVVAVSQARAMRAHVAAVTLQRSKAVKAKKSEMKAARTLGVVVVVFLLCFCPYYWFAVAAKNNSVGSSSAAIELWLVYFNSCLNPVIYVFFYTWFRKSIKLIVTFQILQPGSSEANLM, via the exons atGGAGGCCCTGGAAGAAGCTGAACTCTGCTTTCCCCAACTCAACACCTCCTGCAGGAAGACGATACGTCCTCACTCGGAGACCTCGCTCATCTACAGTCTGCTGACCTGCATCGCTCTGCTCACTGTGGTTCTTAACCTTCTGGTCATCATCTCTATCTCCCACTTCAG GCAGCtcttcaccaccaccaacctcctcctcctctctctggctttcGCAGACTTCCTCGTGGGTCTCCTTCAGATGCCAGCTGAAATCCTCCTCTTTCGAGGCTGCTGGATCCTGGGTGACTTCATATGCGCTGTGAATTACTTTCTAGGTTTCCTcattgtcagtgtttcagttgGAAACATGGTTCTCATATCGGTTGACCGCTACGTGGCTATTTGTGAGCCCATGTCTTACACcaccaaagtcactgtgaaaagAGTTCAGctctgcatttgtctgtgttggATATTTTCTGCTGTCCACAGCAGCTGGATACTGAGGGATTTCCTCAAACAACCACACAGGAACAACTCCTGTTATGGAGAGTGTGTAGTTGTAGTCAGTTTTGTTGAAGGAGCTGTTGACCTTGTTGTGACCTTTTTAGGCCCCATTTTAGTCATTACACTTCTGTATCTGAGAGTGCTTGTGGTGGCTGTGTCTCAGGCTCGTGCCATGCGTGCTCACGTTGCAGCCGTCACACTCCAGCGTTCAAAGGCCGTAAAAGCTaagaaatctgaaatgaaagcagCCAGGACTCTcggggttgttgttgttgtgtttcttctgtGCTTCTGTCCATATTATTGGTTCGCTGTTGCAGCTAAAAACAACTCGGTAGGGTCATCATCTGCAGCCATCGAACTTTGGCTGGTGTATTTCAACTCCTGTTTGAACCCTGTGAtctatgtttttttctacacCTGGTTCAGAAAATCTATTAAACTCATTGTTACATTTCAGATACTGCAGCCTGGCTCCAGTGAGGCCAATTTAatgtag
- the LOC120801831 gene encoding trace amine-associated receptor 13c-like, giving the protein MEALEEAELCFPQLNTSCRKTIRPHSETSLIYSLLTCITLLTVVLNLLVIISISHFRQLFTTTNLLLLSLAFADFLVGLLKMPAEILLFRGCWILGDFICAVNYFLGFLIVSVSVGNMVLISVDRYVAICEPMSYTTKVTVKRVQLCICLCWIFSAVHSSWILRDFLKQPHRNNSCYGECVVVVSFVEGAVDLVVTFLGPILVITLLYLRVFVVAVSQARAMRAHVAAVTLQRSEAVKAKKSEMKAARTLGVVVVVFLLCFCPYYWFAVAAKNNSVGSSSAAIELWLVYFNSCLNPVIYVFFYTWFRKSIKLIVTFQILQPGSSEANLM; this is encoded by the exons ATGGAGGCCCTGGAAGAAGCTGAACTCTGCTTTCCCCAACTCAACACCTCCTGCAGGAAGACGATACGTCCTCACTCGGAGACCTCGCTCATCTACAGTCTGCTGACCTGCATCACTCTGCTCACTGTGGTTCTTAACCTTCTGGTCATCATCTCTATCTCCCACTTCAG GCAGCtcttcaccaccaccaacctcctcctcctctctctggctttcGCAGACTTCCTCGTGGGTCTCCTGAAGATGCCAGCTGAAATCCTCCTCTTCCGAGGCTGCTGGATCCTGGGTGACTTCATATGCGCTGTGAATTACTTTCTAGGTTTCCTcattgtcagtgtttcagttgGAAACATGGTTCTCATATCGGTTGACCGCTACGTGGCTATTTGTGAGCCCATGTCTTACACcaccaaagtcactgtgaaaagAGTTCAGctctgcatttgtctgtgttggATATTTTCTGCTGTCCACAGCAGCTGGATACTGAGGGATTTCCTCAAACAACCACACAGGAACAACTCCTGTTATGGAGAGTGTGTAGTTGTAGTCAGTTTTGTTGAAGGAGCTGTTGACCTTGTTGTGACCTTTTTAGGCCCCATTTTAGTCATTACACTTCTGTATCTGAGAGTGTTTGTGGTGGCTGTGTCCCAGGCTCGTGCCATGCGTGCTCACGTTGCAGCCGTCACACTCCAGCGTTCAGAGGCCGTAAAAGCTaagaaatctgaaatgaaagcagCCAGGACTCTcggggttgttgttgttgtgtttcttctgtGCTTCTGTCCATATTATTGGTTCGCTGTTGCAGCTAAAAACAACTCGGTAGGGTCATCATCTGCAGCCATCGAACTTTGGCTGGTGTATTTCAACTCCTGTCTGAACCCTGTGAtctatgtttttttctacacCTGGTTCAGAAAATCTATTAAACTCATTGTTACATTTCAGATACTGCAGCCTGGCTCCAGTGAGGCCAATTTAatgtag
- the LOC120801688 gene encoding olfactory receptor 4K1-like yields MENSTEIVSFVLAMYGDLGQLKYLYFTLAMLFYISVIFANTVLIIIIYGEKNLHEPMYLFLCNLFINEIYGSTSMLPCLMVQILSDIHEISAFYCFLQIFNIHTYVAIEFGTLTIMAYDRYVCICKPLHYNAIITKRKVQIVILVIWIVSFVEVGVLLSFTINLKRCGTVINKVFCAHHLLVELSCSLDRTVSLIHDLVFGLIFTVAAPVTYISYSYVKILAVCLKASKETRMKALDTCTPHLVSLISFVFACFYSLITQRFDMFSVPYPLCVFLSMYVVIIQPLQNPIMYGLKLSKIRHACKNLLTSKTLRLHIFMERI; encoded by the coding sequence ATGGAGAACTCAACAGAGATTGTGTCGTTTGTGTTGGCTATGTACGGTGACTTGGGACAATTAAAGTACCTGTATTTCACTCTGGCAATGCTATTTTACATATCGGTTATTTTTGCCAACACTGttcttattatcattatttatggGGAGAAAAACCTGCATGAGCCCATGTATCTATTCCTGtgcaatttatttattaatgaaataTATGGCAGCACGTCTATGCTGCCCTGCTTGATGGTACAAATCTTGTCAGACATTCATGAAATTTCTGCCTTTTACTGCTTCCTTCAAATCTTTAATATTCATACATATGTAGCTATTGAATTTGGAACATTAACAATAATGGCATATGACagatatgtgtgtatttgtaaacCTTTGCATTACAATGCAATAATAACTAAAAGAAAAGTACAGATTGTCATACTTGTGATCTGGATAGTTTCTTTTGTAGAGGTTGGAGTTTTATTGTCTTTCACTATTAATTTGAAGCGTTGCGGGACTGTTATCAACAAAGTATTTTGTGCGCATCACCTTTTAGTTGAACTTTCTTGTTCATTAGACAGAACAGTGTCACTTATTCATGATCTAGTTTTTGGCCTTATTTTCACTGTTGCTGCTCCTGTCACTTATATTTCATACAGTTATGTAAAGATTTTGGCGGTGTGTTTAAAAGCTTCTAAAGAGACCAGAATGAAGGCTTTGGATACCTGCACTCCACATTTAGTTTCACTTATTAGCTTTGTCTTTGCCTGTTTTTATAGTTTGATCACTCAGAGATTTGACATGTTCTCAGTTCCAtatcctctctgtgttttcttgtctATGTATGTAGTGATCATCCAGCCTCTTCAAAATCCAATCATGTATGGTCTTAAACTGTCAAAAATTAGACATGCTTGTAAAAATTTGTTGACATCGAAAACATTGCGGCTGCACATTTTCATGGAGAGAATTTAA
- the LOC120801689 gene encoding trace amine-associated receptor 13c-like: protein METLEGAELCFPQLLNTSCRWKPGQRRAQTIFIYILLSCISLLTVALNLMVIVSVSHFRRLHTPTNLLLLSLAVSDFLVGLLLLPAQILLIGGCWFLGSFLCGLLAYASFIITSASIGTMVLISVDRYVAICDPLHYPTKVTVKRVQISVCLCWACSVSYNSVILNVFQRHPGTYNSCYGECIVEINFIAGAVDVMLTFIGPIAVIIVLYLGVFVVAVSQARAMRSHVAAVTLRRSEAVKSKKSEMKAARTLGVVVFVFLICFSLYFYPSLAGQDVSNSVAISVFGIWLLYCNSCLNPLIYVFFYPWFRKSVQLIVTLQILQPDSRDANLQGRLF, encoded by the exons atGGAGACCCTGGAGGGAGCCGAACTCTGCTTCCCACAGCTCCTGAACACCTCATGTCGGTGGAAGCCGGGGCAGCGTCGCGCTCAGACAATCTTCATTTACATCCTGCTGTCCTGTATCTCTCTGCTCACTGTGGCTCTCAACCTGATGGTCATCGTCTCTGTCTCCCACTTCAG GCGGCTGCACACCCccaccaacctcctcctcctctctctggctgtctcaGACTTCCTCGTGGggctcctgctgctgccggCTCAAATCCTCCTCATAGGGGGCTGCTGGTTTTTGGGGAGCTTTTTATGTGGACTACTTGCCTATGCCTCTTTTATCATTACATCCGCCTCGATAGGAACCATGGTGCTCATATCTGTTGACCGCTATGTGGCCATTTGTGACCCTCTGCATTACCCcaccaaagtcactgtgaaaagAGTTCAGatcagtgtttgtctgtgttgggCCTGTTCTGTGTCGTACAACAGTGTGATACTGAACGTCTTCCAGAGACATCCAGGTACATATAACTCCTGCTATGGAGAGTGTATAGTTGAAATCAACTTCATAGCAGGGGCTGTTGATGTCATGTTGACCTTTATTGGCCCCATTGCCGTCATCATAGTTCTGTATCTGGGAGTGTTTGTGGTGGCTGTGTCCCAGGCTCGTGCCATGCGCTCCCACGTTGCAGCCGTCACACTCCGGCGTTCGGAGGCCGTAAAATCTaagaaatctgaaatgaaagcagCCCGGACTCTcggtgttgttgtgtttgtgtttctaatatgtttcagtctttatttctATCCCTCTCTCGCGGGCCAGGACGTGTCAAACAGCGTGGCAATATCCGTTTTTGGGATCTGGTTACTTTATTGCAACTCCTGTCTAAATCCACTGATCTATGTTTTTTTCTACCCCTGGTTTAGAAAATCAGTTCAACTCATTGTTACACTTCAGATACTTCAGCCAGACTCCCGTGATGCCAACCTGCAGGGCAGACTGTTTTAG